Part of the Tenacibaculum sp. SZ-18 genome, AATGTTTTTGCATTGAAACCAAGTAGGTAATTTTCGCTCGCTTTTCTTTTTTGCAGTTATTTGATTAGCGAGCTCCTGAATAGTAATTTCGGAAAAAGGACTACCTTTAAATATGATTTTGGAGATATCTTGATTCAAGTTATAATCTATAAAATCTTGTACTTCAGTATTTAAAATTTTTGAATTCAAAAAAGAAAAAATTATTATCAAGTAACACCAAAAGTACTCATAATATTTAGGAATTCTTCGTCTACTTTTCAAACAAATCTTATCAATCAAAAAAACAGCAGTAATACTATTAATTACAAGCATTACTATTCAAACTCTATTTTATGTTTGTACTATCGGAGAATATGCGTTAATGACTCATGAAAATGCATTGGATTCATACCGATGTTAAAAGGAACTGATGAAGAATAATCATACATACAAATTACTAGAGTATAATTTTTTTATGATAAAGTTGAAATTGAATTAGATGTTGATTATGTGTTTGAATTAACGAATATATCACTAAAAACATATGGGTTTCCATCACTTCTAGTATCTAATATTCTTTGTAGAAAAAGCTATTATTACTCTTTATTTGAGATGTATAAGATTTCTTTTAAAGTTTTGATAATAATAAGTTTATAAACAAGAATAGGCGGAAATATAGAGGCAAAAGGAAAAGTGAATACAACTTCATCTTCATATAATATAGTGAATAGTGTAATTTCGGTTCATGCACCAAGAATTTTCGAGATTATAATTAACTTTTGAGGATGATATCCAATAAAATTTTGTAGGAAAATCGGTGATAAATTTCCAATGTTGTTAACTTATTATTTATTGAATTTTATACATGAATTTTGATTTAACAAAAGATAATTCCAATTTAGGAGTGTTTTTAATATCCAGAGTTACTGTTACAGTTAAGTAAAATCTTCAACCATTTTTGAAAGACATAAAAAAAGCGACTAAAAATCAGTCGCTTTTTGTTTATTATAATCCTTTAGCTTTAGTTATATCTGAGAGATTAAAACTAATATCATCAACTTCTGCATCTGTAAAATCTGCGCCAGATAATTCTTTAGCTTTGGTGAATTTAGCCCCTGTTAAATCGGCATTATGAAAAGAAGTATTTTTAGCTCTACCATTAGAAAATTGAACATTTTTCAAATTAGCGTAGGAAAAATCACCATTATCTAAGTTGGCCGTATTCAATTCACAGTTTTCTAAATTGGAATGTGATAAATTGATTCCGGATAAATATCTACCAGATAAATCTACGTTTCGTAAATCGCAATAAGAAAAATCTATATTATCAAATAACACACTCAATTCTGCATTTGTCATTTTTGAGTTGATTAAATAAATCAAAACTTGCGTACGTTCTGGGCTATAATAAACTGTGGTTTGTCCATCTTCGTCTAAATACCTGTATGGCTTTAAAACATTACATAGTGAGATAACTCTTCTTCTTGTTTTTGTTGAGTAACCGTCATCAATATCATCTAAAACTTGTGCTAATTGATAACTGTAGGAAGATCTTCTTGAGCCTTCAACTAGTAAGTTTTGCGTTTTAATTAGTTCATTTTGTTTTATTAAGATGTATAAAGAAACTAATGAAGGAAATATTGAAAATAAAAGCAGAATTACACTTAATAAACGTACTCTTACAAACCTTCTAACAAGAGAAGTTAACAAACTTGCTGAAGTATTCGGTGAAACCCTTTCTTGAGTGTGAAATTCTGTAAACCACTGATTGAAATTATTTTTTAGTGATGCACCAGCGAACATACTCCAAGTCCAAGACAATGTTTTCTTGGTTCGTTCTTGTTTACGTTTTTTTTTCTCTGAGGCTTTACTCATTTCATTTCGTAAAGCTTCGTTTTCCTTTTTTAATTTTTCTAACTCTTCTTGAAAATTATTTTCCATAAATAAGAATACTTTTAAAAATTAGCCTTTATCATTCTGTGGTTACCGAATAAATCACTCTTTAAAACTACATTTTTAAATCCTTTATCCAGTAACATTTGTTTTGTTTCTTTCCCTAAATATTGATTGATTTCAAAAAATAAAACTCCATTTTCATTCAAATTAGTTAAAGCAATATCTGCAATTCGTTTATAAAACAATAATGGATTATTATCATCTACAAATAACGCTAAATGAGGTTCATTATTTAAAACATTGTTTTTTATTTCATCTTTTTCGAGTTCTCTTACATAAGGAGGATTTGAAATAATAACATCAAACTTGTCATTAATAGTAGTATTAGAAAGAATATCGTGATGTATAAAATTTACATTGACTTTGTTTAGTTCGGCATTTTTCTTTGCAGTTTCCAGTGCTTTTTCAGAGATATCAAAAGCGGTAACCTTAGTAGTTGGTAATTCCTTTTGAATGGAAATAGCAATACACCCAGAACCAGTTCCAATGTCAAGAATAGAAAGTTTAGTTTTTTTATGTTCAACCGTTTCTTTTACCCAACTGACTAGTTCTTCGGTTTCTGGTCTTGGAATTAAAACATCAGAATTTACTTTAAATGTATATCCATAAAATTCTGTTTCTCCCAAAATATATTGAATAGGCTCTTCTTTTTTAAGTCTTTCTATAACAGATTTCAAAACAGTCATATTATCATCAGTGATTAAAAGATCTTGTTTAGTGAAAACATCTGTTAATTGTAAGTTTAGAGTATGCTCAATCGTTCTAAAGAAAAAAGCATCAATTTCAGTTTTAGGATATAAATTCGACAGTTCTTTGTTGAAAAATGTTCTGAAGTCTTTTAGCTTCATATAATCAATGTAAAAATGGTATTTTTGGCATTTCAAAAGTATAGAAAACAAATGAAGAACATACTATATCTTATTGTTATCTCTGTTTTTTTATTGAATTGTTCTGTTAAGAAGAAACCTACATTCATTAAAGTTGACGATATTCAGTTTTTGTCTTTGAAACGAGATACCATTTATTTACAAGCCAAAGCTTTTTTCAAAAATGAGAATGATATAGGAGGGAAGCTTTCAACAGATGAAATCAAGGTTTTTTTAGACGGTGCAGAAGTTGCAAATGTTTCTTCTGAAGAATTTAAAGTTCCTGCAAATCAAGAATTTTTTATTCCGTTAAGCGTCATTATTCCAGCTGACAAAGTATTTGATAAAAGTAAAGGAGGTCTTCTCGGTGGACTTATAAATACATTACTGAATAAGAAAGTGAATGTTCAGTTTAAAGGAAATATTAAATACAAAGTTTTAGGGTTTTCGAATACTTATATTGTTGACAAAACACAAGTAGTAAAAATTAAAATATAGCGATTGAGTTTTAATGAAAAATATATGCGACGTTGCCTGGAACTAGGCAAAAGAGGAATTGGAAGTACACGTCCAAATCCTTCAGTAGGAGCAGTAGTAGTGTATAACGACAAAATTATTGGTGAAGGTTTTACTAGTCCTTATGGGGGACCTCATGCGGAGGTAAACGCTATTCGCTCTGTAAAAGATGAATCATTATTTTCTAAATCTACTATTTATGTAACGTTAGAACCTTGTTCTCATTTTGGTAAAACACCACCTTGTTCCGATTTAATTATTTCAAAAGGAATAAGAAATGTTGTTATTGGAACGGTAGATACTCATAGTGTTGTGGCAGGAAAGGGTATTGAAAGATTAAAATCTAATGGATGCAATGTTGTTGTAGGAGTGTTAGAAGAAGCATGTAAAAAACATCACAAACGTTTTTTTGCAGTTCAAAATAAAAAAAGACCATTTGTAATTTTAAAATGGGCAGAAACAGCTAACGGATTTATCGCTCCAAAATATAGAGAAAGCCAAACACCTGTTTGGATTTCAAATGAATATGCAAAACAACTTGTTCATAAATGGAGATCAGAAGAACAGGCAATTTTAGTTGGAACAAATACTGTGTTAACAGATAATCCAAAGCTAAACGTTAGAAGCTGGACTGGTCAAAATCCGGTTCGAATAGTTTTAGATCGAACATTTAAGTTAAGTTCAGATTTATCTATTTATGATACAACAATAAAAACTATTATTGTAAGTCAGTTTGAACGAGAAAGTACAAACGAAAACTTAGTTTATGAAAGGATTAATTTCGAGTCTGATGTTCCAAAACAAATATTGGAAGTTTTATCAAAACATAAAATACAATCAGTAATTATTGAAGGTGGTGCAGTTACTTTACAATCTTTTATTGATGATAATCTTTGGGATGAGGCTCGAATTTTTATCGGGGATAATACTTTTGAAGACGGAATTAAGGCTCCGATTTTAAATGCTAAATTGGAAAAAGAAGAACAATTAACAAACAACACATTAAGGACGTTTATAAATGATTAAAAATATCATTTTTGATTTTGGTGATGTATTCATTAATTTAGATAAGAAGGCAACTTATAAAGAGTTGTATAAATTAGGAGTAGAGGAGATTTCTGAAAAAATGATACAAGTTTATTATGATTATGAAATGGGATTGATTTCAACGAAAGAGTTTGTAGGATATTTTCATAATGAATTTAAAATAGATAAAGAGAATCTTGTGAAGGCTTGGAATGCTATCTTATTAGATTTTCCATTAGATCGTTTAAAGTTTTTAAAGGAGCTAGCCGCTTCAAATAACTATCGATTATTTCTTTTAAGTAATACCAATGATTTACATATTTCTTGGATTCAGAATAATTGGGGAATGAATTTGTATCAAGAATTTAAAAACTCTTTTGAGCAATTTTATTTGTCACATGAAATTCACATGAGAAAACCAAATTCAGATATTTATGAGTTTGTTTTAAATGAGAATAAATTAGTTCCTGAACAAACAATTTTTATTGATGATACACTTGACAATACTGCTGCAGCTGAAAAATTAGGTATCAAAACTTGGACGATTGATAGAGTGAAGGAAAATGTTATTGATTTACTTAAAAGAGAGGAGTTTTTAGTATGATTTATTTAATTTTAAGTGTTTTAATTTCGAGTAGTTTATATGTAATATTTAAACTATTCGATATTTTTAAAATAAATACATTTCAAGCAATAGTTGTAAATTATGTTGTTGCTTTTATTATTGGTTATACGTATTCAGATGTAAAGGTTTCCATTACTTCAATCTCACAACAAGATTGGTTTTATGGTGCAC contains:
- a CDS encoding HAD-IA family hydrolase; its protein translation is MIKNIIFDFGDVFINLDKKATYKELYKLGVEEISEKMIQVYYDYEMGLISTKEFVGYFHNEFKIDKENLVKAWNAILLDFPLDRLKFLKELAASNNYRLFLLSNTNDLHISWIQNNWGMNLYQEFKNSFEQFYLSHEIHMRKPNSDIYEFVLNENKLVPEQTIFIDDTLDNTAAAEKLGIKTWTIDRVKENVIDLLKREEFLV
- a CDS encoding pentapeptide repeat-containing protein, whose translation is MENNFQEELEKLKKENEALRNEMSKASEKKKRKQERTKKTLSWTWSMFAGASLKNNFNQWFTEFHTQERVSPNTSASLLTSLVRRFVRVRLLSVILLLFSIFPSLVSLYILIKQNELIKTQNLLVEGSRRSSYSYQLAQVLDDIDDGYSTKTRRRVISLCNVLKPYRYLDEDGQTTVYYSPERTQVLIYLINSKMTNAELSVLFDNIDFSYCDLRNVDLSGRYLSGINLSHSNLENCELNTANLDNGDFSYANLKNVQFSNGRAKNTSFHNADLTGAKFTKAKELSGADFTDAEVDDISFNLSDITKAKGL
- a CDS encoding LEA type 2 family protein, which produces MKNILYLIVISVFLLNCSVKKKPTFIKVDDIQFLSLKRDTIYLQAKAFFKNENDIGGKLSTDEIKVFLDGAEVANVSSEEFKVPANQEFFIPLSVIIPADKVFDKSKGGLLGGLINTLLNKKVNVQFKGNIKYKVLGFSNTYIVDKTQVVKIKI
- the prmC gene encoding peptide chain release factor N(5)-glutamine methyltransferase translates to MKLKDFRTFFNKELSNLYPKTEIDAFFFRTIEHTLNLQLTDVFTKQDLLITDDNMTVLKSVIERLKKEEPIQYILGETEFYGYTFKVNSDVLIPRPETEELVSWVKETVEHKKTKLSILDIGTGSGCIAISIQKELPTTKVTAFDISEKALETAKKNAELNKVNVNFIHHDILSNTTINDKFDVIISNPPYVRELEKDEIKNNVLNNEPHLALFVDDNNPLLFYKRIADIALTNLNENGVLFFEINQYLGKETKQMLLDKGFKNVVLKSDLFGNHRMIKANF
- the ribD gene encoding bifunctional diaminohydroxyphosphoribosylaminopyrimidine deaminase/5-amino-6-(5-phosphoribosylamino)uracil reductase RibD, which codes for MSFNEKYMRRCLELGKRGIGSTRPNPSVGAVVVYNDKIIGEGFTSPYGGPHAEVNAIRSVKDESLFSKSTIYVTLEPCSHFGKTPPCSDLIISKGIRNVVIGTVDTHSVVAGKGIERLKSNGCNVVVGVLEEACKKHHKRFFAVQNKKRPFVILKWAETANGFIAPKYRESQTPVWISNEYAKQLVHKWRSEEQAILVGTNTVLTDNPKLNVRSWTGQNPVRIVLDRTFKLSSDLSIYDTTIKTIIVSQFERESTNENLVYERINFESDVPKQILEVLSKHKIQSVIIEGGAVTLQSFIDDNLWDEARIFIGDNTFEDGIKAPILNAKLEKEEQLTNNTLRTFIND